AAGTTATGGATAGAAATTCCATCGTGCAAAACCATACATTTGCTATGAATCAGGAGTTGGAAGCATTtggattctgaaaattcatgCGGAATTTCTGCCAACTTTAGTATTTACACAAACACGAAAATAAGTATAGCTccttcaattatttcaaaatctgtattgcaataaattgtgaaaattagtGTCCGGGAACATAGTTGACATACGTTTTTCCACTTGCGTTACCCCGCAATACACTCTTTCTTTAATTTAACAGGTGATAATTCCTCACAAGCATGAAGGGATATTAGATTAGGTTCAACAAATAACTTTATTTCACGAAATTGAATATACACATTTTATCATACAACACGGCAAAATACTTGTGTTGATTGCTTACACGTAAGAACAAAATAATACAGAATGGTGAAATGATATAAGTCATTCACCCGTAAAACGTAGTTTAAATGAAACCATAAAAATATGGTTAGAGggtaaaatatacataataatacgatattataaaataacgtttaaaatatatcaaatgtttataaaaaatatatcattggCTCTATTACACTGTTAGCCTTGAATGTACAAGGCTGCCTGAAGGTACGTTTGCAAAACAAATTGTTCTAGTTAAAAATGAGAcgtaagtttgaaaattttcgacagtaCCTAAAAGAATTGCTGATAACAAAAGTTATGTCCAAACCCGATTTACTGTATCGGTGCGCACGTAGCGAAGTAAATTAACGTCGCCATAGAGTGTCATCTTGACAAGTCCTGTCAAAATATGAACGGTAACACGTGCATACTTAACAAATCAACCGATTTATCTAGACATGAGTATTTAAAGTGGCGAAAAAGGAAGAATTTGTGTTGGGTTACAGATTTTGTATTTGATAAATATACCTAAATAACCCTATCAGCTCtactttgaataaaaatttgtagtcAAGTTACATAAGTAAATACGACACTTTATTCATCTTAAGAAGCTTAACACACGCCAAGTGCgtaaaaaatggcaaaaaagtgagacaagaaatttttaccttAATTATAACGGAACATTTTATGTTCTTGTGCTTGTTTGGCAATCAAGCACTAAATATAataagaaattggaaaaagttttgaacTCTCATGAGCATTAATTATTGCCTAGAAGCAGCCAAAGCTCTGAGAATGTGCacgaataaattaattatatccaTGTACAGATTAATGGTTGCCAAAATATACTCTTCAGGTGACAATGTGCGCATTAAGAGTTGTGTATCGAATATAATGAACATCGAAAACAGCAGAGCACCCCCTATGCTGAGCAGCAACTCAAATCCAGTactttgtacgaaaatttgaagaattccACCAACCAGGAGGGCACACAGACCAGCAAACAatctgaaaatgaatattcgcCTGTTAGTTAATCAGAAATACCTAATTCGCTTTTTTATCAATCTTTAGGTGCACAGTTATTAAAAGAATAGAATAACGTAGACATTATAGGAGTAGCTAAAAGCGAATAACTGCGACTCCAGATAGCAAAGTTCACTTCACATACTGATTTGcatgtaattaatatttcaaaacaaaacttgaagtaaagtaTACTTACCCAAAacctaaaaacgaaaagtctttttttgtttgaaacgTATAAGCTGTTAATCCAGCAACCACCGTCAATGTGATAAGTAAAGCCTCTAAGACAATTGCTTGGTCGTACATTGTAACAATAACCCCAACTGTGTACGATTGAACCAAAGTCTGCAATTAATaataaagtttattttttattatgagCTACTAACTCTTTACTATTTAGACAAAACGTAACATTCCTGATACTTTTTCATTAATGATACTTACAAATGCACCCAGAAGAATCAAATTCATGGGGTGTTCTCTTCTCTTGAAGATTAACGCCATCATAAATCCGAGGGTCATGAAGAATGACAATCCAACCATCCATTCGCTGAAATATCACCATGATAAGAAGAAAGCGAGTATGAAGTATGTTGTCTAACAGGGGCAGTAATCATAACTGAAGTGAAAAGGAAGTTCTAACTTATGATAAACATCGTGCCGAATTGCTTgaacttttttaattctctaaaattatttacttgttacaatttgtatttgaaaatatgtaatagCGTAATTTTCACTAACTGATACATGTATAAAGCATCAAAGATGATTGGATCCTTACTTTTGGTGTATGAACAATCTAACAGGCTTGCTCAACATACATATGGCTGCGACAACAATGGTCATGAGCAACTGAACACTCAAGAGACCATAGACTTTACGCAAAAAAGCCATTCGTATTTTAATATTAGCATTTTGCACATTGTTGTTGTATGCAAAGTCGTTTTCTATCCCATTCGATGTTTCTTCTTTGCCCCCTCCCTCAATATCCTCTTCCGCGAACATCAGTGGTACGGTAGCCATTTCAAGTTGATTATAAATGCTTGTGATTCCTTGAAAAAACGAAGTAACATAGGTGCTTTGAGAAATTGTGTATTGACCCTGGTCAATAAATGTCAAAACATTGCAactgatatttttaaatattagtaataaatattcaataataattggtCGTTTTGCTATCGAATTAAAACCTTGCCATCATCATACATAAGACGATCATGTGGTAGTTTAATCggattaaatataaaaaatacaaattttggTGACGGTAAAATTTAAACACATACAGGTAGGAAAACCACTAATGGAAATATCAAATCAAAAGAATAAATGCATTTTACCAAATTAGTTTCCTCAAATGGATCTTGTGTAACGGAATAACAGATACGACTAAGTGAagttttcaccaaaaatttcTGACATGGTACCGTTACAATTGTTCAGCATAAAATGTATTTTGCTTTTTCACTCAATaaagttatttcaattctaaATTCAGTTTCGAcatttcattgttattatgGATAACAAGAATAGAATTCTTATCAACTATTTTGTGAAGGTTAGTTATTGGCATAAAAGAAACGTCACACAATACGGAAAAGTTGTGACACCATCTTTATATTTGCAATGATAACAAGTATAATATTGTTTACGTTGATTTAAGAATTTGCAGATATGCCGTAGTGAAATTAAGTATGAACACGTATAATGATTACGGCTCACTCACTTCGATGTGAAACATTAATTTCAATTGCATTCGTGTAATACTTTTTCCTACCTTCACAATGAAAACGGAATGAATCACGAGGTGTTGTCTGggatttttttgctttctcgCTAATTATTCTAGTGAAATTTAACGTCACCACAACTCCATAAACATATGCATGGAATGAGCAGACCACGGAGCAAACACTGCGCATAGAATCGTACCGTTCCCGATGATTTACCATTGGCGCCATCAGATGGCACTAAAGCGAGTAGATTTCTACAGTGGGTcgttgactgaaaaatataaagacGGATACCCCAgcgtaaatttttgtgaccagTTTTCGGCGGGCAAGTAGGCCCAGGTGGGCCTGGGAGCGTAGGAGGATTCTGGTCTATCGACTCTACTTAACGGGCTCGCACCGACATTCGTAGCAGCCAAAGTAGTGTCGGTATGGAAGATTCAGATTGAGTCGCTACAAAGTGAGTACGTAAGACTACTTGTCAACTGCGACTTAGAAATGTCGATCAGCTCGATTATCCCTGTGAGAAGACGCGTAACCGcgtccaccgccaaccaccccTACTACCTCCGAGCATCTCCAACCACCGTCAACCAACTACTCCCACCTCCGACCACtttcgtcctcctcgtccacctcgtccttaTGGACCACCGCCGATCACTTCCAACCGCCACCAAACACTTCCTACCAGCTCCGATTACCTCCTACTACCTCCTACCATATCCAACTAACTTCTACCACCCCCTACTACCTCCTACCAGCGCctaccacctcctaccatttccgaatacctccgaccaccttcatcCTCTTCGTTCCCCTGTTCCTCCATGTATTCTAcaacattattattcatattcaattcaatttcttcattattgtaattttatttggtGTATTAATTGAACAGATCAAGTTATACATTTCGTCTTGTGGAGGGCCCTCACTTTGGGCCGAAATGTTAACAAGTTATTCTACGTTCTTATtatgaccttcatatccaagaattaATCCCCATTGAACACACAGAGGTCAAGAACTAAGTTGATCAttgatattcataattattccaagaACTTTTCATTTCCTCTCTCGATCGTGAATTTTCGTAGtaatagaatcgaaacgctgtttaagctagtcgcaagtgaagtatctacgttggatGAAGAAtcagaattgtttttgaaatgTGTTCGTagcggaaaaaattcagagtaactgtaatacatcacggatgcgctaatttgaTCGAGATAAAATGGCTGCTCCGTATaggagacagtatttaacacAGTCTCCTGATTTGAAAATCTTAAAAAGGTGATTGTCggcgacttttttttttttgaaagggagagatagatagagagataaaACAATGCTTCTTGGAACTttgagtgtattttaacacacatttgcgAAGtaggaacaaaaatttttaacatccaactgtcgcaaaACAGCAGCGGTATTAGCTGAtccgttaactgaagaatatatctttagtcaaaTGCTGACTATCGAAGGGcctagccgcttgagtctggaatcggcaggaaatATGAAGTGCGTACTTCTTGTCTGAAATAtagaaactaaaatcattatacatcatatcacatcatcatacatcttacatcatacatcatacatagtattaaagatCGAAatcaaagtttggatgttcagaaagtgacgtcaccaaaaattttttttctcgagacgtcatcgatctaaaATCAGCTAgtcgaattcctcagtctgcaaacaaccgcgcagtagagcggacggatgagaatcgcgctccgcagatttcgagtacagGGTTCTCTACCCCGTTCCGGATCCGCTTTctggtgcaactcgacttccaggacaagcgttCCGTGactcctgcgctccaggttcGCTACCTGATGAAACTCGACTGTAGGGACAAGCGCCCCGTAGTTTCtatgctccaggtccgctacctggtgaaactcgacttccaggacatgCGCTCCGTAGGGTAGGCACAAATTCATtagctataaatgcgctaataaaatttattatattatctattaattaattaattgtatgaatccttacacaatatttttgatgtgttcggATACTAAGAATagttattactattcaaggtataacccgaggtggttgtCGGTGATCGTTGAAGGTAGTTGgcgatggttggaggtggttggaggtggttggggGTGGTTGTGGGTGATCAatgtggacgaggaggaggacaaggaagacaaggaggacgaggatgactgcacggtgagtaaaacatttttataatatttaatggcaattgtatttgtattttatctaagattttttgaacttgtcatgtttacattaaattactTAAATTCGTGTTTCGCGCAAGCACGAATTCGgtagctataaatgcgctaCCAAAATTTATTATGTTATTGGATGATTGATTaactaattaattataataatccttacacaatatctttgatgtgttctcatactgaaaatatttattactattccaggtataacccgaggtggttatcggtggttgttggaggtggttggcggtggtcggaggtggacaaggaggaggatgaggaagaCCAGGAGCATGAGGtggacgaggacgacgaggatTTGTACACTGTGAATATAACATTCTGAAGTATTGAATAGAGGAGAAGTAGGAATagaagtaggatcaggagtaggagtaggaataggagtaggAGCAGGAGTAGGAGATATTTCCTACTAttcctaccctaccctaccatACCCAACCCTACCCTACACTCCCCTAGCCTTCCCTCCCCTGCCCACAACATATACTCCTAtttctactcctactcctacttctacttcAATCTTACACCTACTTCTACAACTATCTTACTCCAACTCTtgatcctactcctattcctactcTCACTCTTGAACCTACTCCTGATCTTACTTCTattcctacttctactcctgatTCCACTCCCATTCGTACTCCTAATTCTGAtgattaatgttatggaatataAAGACTGCGTGTCGAATTGAATCCCATATCGAAACGAACAATTCTTTTATTGTCATATTACAGCcgattattgtagataatctagtaTGTTTCCTagaaatttaagaaatttatAGTATGTATCACGTATGAATCATAAACGAATCATATGTATCAATGtcgtacatggaccgcatatacatttatactttttggtctctgcatcattattatatctgatatatttttattcatgatctacgtatacattcttctctcaTGTAACTATACTTTgattaaatcactgtttttcTACGACTTTTGAATgatatttattctcattattaatttattgtatcgccgacaagtcggtaaGTACACTCAGGCCAAGTACTGGCTTAGGCTtaccattgcgaagactgtgttactcggaaggtgaatgcagccagcatcatgtTGTAATCGGAAACTCTCTGATGTTGTGCCATGAGTTCTCAAATCTACCGTTGGAACATCTCGCGGAGCaattttcggttgtcacatGAAAGCCCATGAGAGCTACTGTCTTGATATTATTCATCCAATGGTacggctaacccctttgcatttttggagaaaattttcgctattttgaaaagtgctggtaTGGAGGTCTTCTAtggactattccgacgtgattttgcgggtgaaatcgattgggcgcagtcccaatacgctgcgatcaacgcatcacaagttacagccaaaaaaccagaacctcaattttcgacattttcagcaggtgctttttcgctcgccatttctctccggctggtcctacgctgttttcgctacgatttctaagttcctgagggtccaattggtcagataagggtcatttaaatcgaatctgagaccaaaagttttttgcccaaaaaaaaagtaaggctaacccctttccatttttggcgaaaattttcgcgattttcaaaagtgctgaaattgattatttgtggcactattccgacgtaattttgcgagagaaatcgattgggcgcagtcccaatgcgctgcgatcgacgcatcacaagttacagccaataaaccagaacctgaattttcgacatttttcagcaggtgctttttcgctcgccatttctctcctgttggtcctacgctcttttcgctacgatttctgagttcctgagggtccaattggtcaactaagggtcatttaaatcgaatctgagaccaaaagttttttgccctaaaaaaaagtaaggctaacccctttgcatttttgggaaaaattctcgcgattttcaaaagtgctggaattgattatttgtggcactattccgacgtaattttgcgagaaaaatcgattgggcgtagtcccaatacgctgcgatcaacgcatcacaagttacagccaaaaaaccagaacctgaactttcgacatttttcagcaggtgctttttcgctcgccatttctctcctgttggtcctacactcttttcgctacgatttctgagttcctgagggtccaattggtcagctaagggtcatttaaatcgaatctgagaccaaaagttttttgccctaaaaaaaagtaaggctaacccctttgcatttttggcaaaaattctcgcgatttttgaaagtgctggaattgatcatttgtggcactattccgacgtaattttgcgagataaatcgattgggcgcagtcccaatacgctgcgatcaacgcatcacaagttacagccaaaaaaccagaacctgaacttccgacattttttagcaggtgctttttcgctcgccatttctctcctgttggtcctacgctcttttcgctgccatttctgagttcctgagggtccaattggtcagctaagggtcatttaaatcgaatctaagaccaaaagttttttgcccaaaaaaaaagtaaggctaacccctttccatttttggcgaaaattttcgcgattttcgaaagtgctgaaattgattatttgtggcactattccgacgtaattttgcgagataaatcgattgggcgcagtcccaatacgctgcaatcaacgcatcacaagttacagccaaaaaaccagaacctcaatctttaacattttcagcaggtgctttttcgctcgccatttctctcctgttggtcctacgctcttttcgctgcgatttctgagttcctgagggtccaattggtcagctaagggtcatttgaatcgaatctgagaccgaaagttttttgcccaaaaaaaaagtaaggctaacccctttgcatttttgggaaaaattcttgcgattttcaaaagtgctggaattgattatttgtggcactattccgacgtaattttgcgagagaaatcgattgggcgtagtcccaatacgctgcgatcaacgcatcataagttacagccaaaaaaccagaacatgaactttcgacatttttcagcaggtgctttttcgctcgccatttctctcctgttggtcctacgctcttttcgctacgatttctgagttcctgagggtccaattggtcaactaagggtcatttaaatcgaatctgagaccaaaagttttttgccctaaaaaaaagtaaggctaacccctttgcatttttgggaaaaattctcgcgattttcaaaagtgctggaattgattatttgtggcactattccgacgtaattttgcgagaaaaatcgattgggcgtagtcccaatacgctgcgatcaacgcatcacaagttacagtcaaaaaaccagaacctgaactttcgacattttccagcaggtgctttttcgctcgccatttctctcctgttggtcctacgctcttttcgctgcgatttctgagttcctgagggtccaattggtcagataagggtcatttaagtcgaatctgagaccaaaagttttttgccctaaaaaaaagtaaggctaacccctttccatttttggcgaaaattttcgcgattttcaaaagtgctgaaattgattatttgtggcactattccgacgtaattttgcgagagaaatcgattgggcgcagtcccaatgcgctgcgatcgacgcatcacaagttacggccaataaaccagaacctgaattt
The Neodiprion fabricii isolate iyNeoFabr1 chromosome 1, iyNeoFabr1.1, whole genome shotgun sequence DNA segment above includes these coding regions:
- the LOC124179840 gene encoding protein lifeguard 4-like isoform X2, whose product is MATVPLMFAEEDIEGGGKEETSNGIENDFAYNNNVQNANIKIRMAFLRKVYGLLSVQLLMTIVVAAICMLSKPVRLFIHQNEWMVGLSFFMTLGFMMALIFKRREHPMNLILLGAFTLVQSYTVGVIVTMYDQAIVLEALLITLTVVAGLTAYTFQTKKDFSFLGFGLFAGLCALLVGGILQIFVQSTGFELLLSIGGALLFSMFIIFDTQLLMRTLSPEEYILATINLYMDIINLFVHILRALAASRQ
- the LOC124179840 gene encoding protein lifeguard 4-like isoform X1; this encodes MAPMVNHRERYDSMRSVCSVVCSFHAYVYGVVVTLNFTRIISEKAKKSQTTPRDSFRFHCEGITSIYNQLEMATVPLMFAEEDIEGGGKEETSNGIENDFAYNNNVQNANIKIRMAFLRKVYGLLSVQLLMTIVVAAICMLSKPVRLFIHQNEWMVGLSFFMTLGFMMALIFKRREHPMNLILLGAFTLVQSYTVGVIVTMYDQAIVLEALLITLTVVAGLTAYTFQTKKDFSFLGFGLFAGLCALLVGGILQIFVQSTGFELLLSIGGALLFSMFIIFDTQLLMRTLSPEEYILATINLYMDIINLFVHILRALAASRQ